One window from the genome of Dyella sp. A6 encodes:
- a CDS encoding DUF3488 and transglutaminase-like domain-containing protein, whose protein sequence is MKYAATAATPPLGERAFGLLCLTVAVVLALHAPHLPWWLTLSLAPVLGWRWWQRSHRAGHIPAWVKLPLLGVLALAILAEYGNLFGQTPGTALAIGLLVLKTLESERPRDARVGVGFACFVLMAALLFSQSMTSTAVVALGLLPALATLRALEPAQPTQTSLPRTLLPGLGLLAAALPLAMLAFVFVPRLGSPLWGAPNAQQELTGLSDTMSPSGFTQLLIDDSPAMRVSFDGPPPPPDQRYFRAYVMDHYDGTTWQYHDVVNQPPAPLQASRTLRYRISLEPTHQRVLPTLDVPLDAPAGAHLRRDRVVMADKSVNDLLSYSVTSATQYRLQPVLGPHRQRWLQLPADFNPRTLALGRSWRQRYGDDTPAIVRAALTLFHDGGFRYTLAPPPLGRNAMDDFLFDTRQGFCEHYASAFTVLMRAAGIPARVVTGYQGGYWSSAGHYLLVRQSDAHAWSEVWLAGRGWVRVDPTAAVRPQRIDLGAAAAAGNQLPWTESGWLQSLRNHWDIVNHWWNEGVIGFNALRQRGMLTSFGVRRADPTLLAELLAGSCALAGALGLAWALRRKQHADPARAALRGLERYLARQGVVRRLGEGPRHYLSRAARALPGRRAELTGLMDCYLELRYAHDEPPPESLRHFLRAARNFRRVRVVK, encoded by the coding sequence ATGAAGTACGCCGCGACTGCTGCCACACCTCCGCTCGGCGAACGCGCCTTTGGACTGCTGTGCCTCACCGTGGCCGTGGTGCTGGCATTGCATGCCCCGCATCTGCCGTGGTGGCTCACACTCTCGCTGGCCCCGGTGCTCGGCTGGCGCTGGTGGCAGCGCAGTCACCGGGCTGGACACATTCCGGCGTGGGTCAAGCTGCCGCTGCTCGGCGTACTGGCGCTGGCCATCCTGGCCGAATACGGCAATTTGTTCGGCCAGACACCGGGCACGGCACTGGCGATCGGCCTGCTGGTGCTGAAGACCCTCGAAAGCGAACGTCCGCGCGATGCCCGTGTCGGAGTCGGCTTCGCCTGTTTCGTACTCATGGCCGCCCTGCTGTTCAGCCAGAGCATGACCAGTACCGCCGTCGTCGCACTGGGCCTGCTGCCGGCACTCGCCACCCTGCGCGCGCTGGAACCCGCGCAACCGACGCAAACCAGCCTGCCCCGTACCTTGTTGCCGGGCCTCGGTCTGCTGGCCGCGGCACTGCCGCTGGCGATGCTCGCCTTCGTGTTCGTGCCGCGCCTGGGATCGCCGCTGTGGGGGGCCCCGAACGCACAACAGGAACTCACCGGCCTCAGCGATACGATGTCGCCGTCCGGCTTCACCCAGTTGCTGATCGACGACAGCCCGGCGATGCGGGTCAGTTTCGACGGCCCGCCGCCCCCGCCCGACCAGCGCTACTTCCGCGCCTATGTGATGGATCACTACGACGGCACGACGTGGCAGTACCACGACGTCGTCAACCAGCCGCCGGCACCGCTGCAGGCCAGCCGCACCCTGCGCTACCGGATCAGCCTGGAACCCACCCACCAGCGCGTGCTGCCGACCCTGGACGTGCCGCTCGACGCGCCTGCTGGTGCACATCTCCGGCGCGACCGCGTGGTGATGGCCGACAAATCGGTGAACGACCTGCTCAGCTACAGCGTGACTTCGGCCACGCAATACCGCCTGCAGCCTGTTCTGGGACCACACCGGCAACGCTGGCTGCAACTGCCGGCAGACTTCAATCCGCGCACGCTGGCACTGGGCCGCTCGTGGCGGCAGCGCTACGGCGACGACACCCCTGCCATCGTGCGCGCGGCCCTGACGCTGTTCCACGACGGCGGCTTCCGTTACACGCTTGCCCCGCCGCCGCTCGGGCGCAACGCGATGGACGACTTCCTGTTCGACACCCGCCAGGGGTTCTGCGAACACTACGCCTCGGCGTTCACCGTGCTGATGCGTGCCGCCGGCATCCCCGCCCGCGTGGTCACCGGTTACCAGGGCGGCTACTGGAGCTCGGCCGGGCATTATCTGCTGGTGCGCCAGTCCGATGCGCATGCCTGGAGCGAGGTCTGGCTGGCTGGCCGCGGCTGGGTCCGGGTTGACCCCACCGCCGCCGTGCGGCCGCAGCGTATCGACCTGGGTGCGGCGGCCGCCGCCGGCAATCAGCTGCCATGGACCGAGAGCGGCTGGCTGCAGTCGCTGCGCAATCACTGGGACATCGTCAACCACTGGTGGAACGAAGGCGTTATAGGCTTCAACGCACTGCGTCAGCGCGGCATGCTCACCTCGTTCGGGGTACGCCGCGCCGACCCGACGCTGCTGGCCGAATTACTGGCCGGCAGCTGTGCTCTTGCCGGTGCCCTTGGCCTGGCCTGGGCATTGCGACGCAAGCAACACGCCGACCCGGCACGTGCCGCACTGCGCGGGCTGGAGCGGTACCTGGCCCGGCAGGGCGTGGTCCGGCGGCTGGGCGAAGGCCCGCGACACTACCTGAGTCGCGCGGCCCGTGCTCTGCCAGGACGCCGTGCCGAGCTGACCGGCCTGATGGATTGCTATCTTGAGCTTCGCTATGCCCATGACGAACCACCACCTGAATCCCTCCGGCACTTTCTTCGCGCCGCAAGGAATTTTCGGCGCGTCCGCGTGGTCAAATGA
- a CDS encoding glycosyltransferase family 9 protein — protein MSVPASICLLRASAIGDVTHVVPLVRTLQRAWPQTALTWVVGKLERKLVGDLPGVDFVTFDKSAGWAGMRAVHAELRSRRFDALLQMQVALRANLLSLGIHARHRIGYDHARSKDLHGLVINQRIPARSGEHVLDAIGSFVEPLGLTQTEVRWDIPVPDEASDWAAAQLPGNAPTLLVSPSSSHALRNWRAERYAAAIDHALARGWRVALIGGPSAAERTMADAVLAACKRVPLDLTGKDTLKKLLALLDRAQLLLTPDSGPMHMANAVGTKVLGLHAASNPDRSGPYSDRRWCVNRYDDAARTYLHRPAAEVAWGTKIEHAGVMDLISVDDVIERFEAAAAFLQAD, from the coding sequence ATGTCCGTTCCCGCATCCATCTGTCTGCTTCGTGCTTCCGCCATCGGCGACGTCACCCATGTCGTGCCGCTGGTACGCACCCTGCAGCGTGCCTGGCCGCAGACTGCCCTGACCTGGGTCGTAGGCAAGCTGGAGCGCAAGCTGGTCGGCGACCTGCCCGGCGTGGATTTCGTCACCTTCGACAAGAGCGCCGGCTGGGCCGGCATGCGGGCGGTGCACGCCGAACTGCGTAGCCGCCGCTTCGACGCGCTGCTGCAGATGCAGGTCGCGTTGCGGGCGAACCTGCTCAGCCTGGGCATCCATGCACGACACCGCATCGGCTATGACCACGCCCGCTCGAAAGACCTGCACGGCCTGGTCATCAACCAGCGCATCCCGGCGCGTAGCGGCGAACATGTGCTGGACGCCATCGGCAGCTTCGTCGAGCCACTGGGCCTGACCCAGACCGAGGTGCGCTGGGACATCCCGGTTCCGGACGAGGCGAGCGACTGGGCCGCCGCGCAGCTGCCCGGCAACGCTCCGACCCTGCTGGTCAGCCCCTCGTCCAGCCATGCGCTGCGCAACTGGCGCGCGGAGCGCTATGCCGCGGCGATCGACCATGCACTTGCACGCGGCTGGCGCGTGGCCCTGATCGGTGGGCCATCGGCGGCGGAGCGCACGATGGCCGACGCCGTTCTGGCCGCCTGCAAGCGCGTGCCACTGGACCTCACCGGCAAGGACACGCTGAAGAAACTGCTCGCCCTGCTCGACCGCGCACAGCTGCTGCTCACGCCCGACTCCGGCCCCATGCACATGGCCAACGCGGTCGGTACGAAAGTGCTGGGCCTGCATGCCGCCAGCAACCCGGACCGCTCAGGCCCCTATTCGGACCGTCGCTGGTGCGTGAACCGCTATGACGATGCCGCCCGCACCTATCTGCACCGGCCGGCGGCCGAGGTCGCGTGGGGCACCAAGATCGAACACGCTGGCGTGATGGACCTGATTTCCGTGGACGATGTCATCGAGCGCTTCGAGGCGGCTGCAGCCTTCCTGCAGGCGGACTGA
- a CDS encoding MBL fold metallo-hydrolase: MNWHLHFLGTGAAHAVELGSSSAVLERDGEPLLLIDCGPDTLDRYQAAYAGRLPTALYLTHTHMDHVGGMERLFTRTWFDEALRGRMRVFCHAALVPWLQMRVADYPGVLAEGGVNYWEAFRLVPCSRGFWLDGQWFDVFATRHHRPDTSFGLALAGSFAFTGDTRPIPEVLGRYAEGRELIAHDCGLHGNPSHTGIDDIEREYDAALRARLLLYHYGSAADGAALAARGYRVVTAGQRVALEAPLPPRADAG; the protein is encoded by the coding sequence ATGAACTGGCATCTGCATTTCCTCGGTACCGGTGCCGCGCACGCGGTGGAGCTGGGCTCGTCGTCGGCGGTGCTGGAGCGCGACGGCGAACCGCTGCTGCTGATCGACTGCGGGCCCGACACCCTCGATCGTTACCAGGCGGCCTACGCGGGACGCCTGCCGACGGCGCTGTATCTCACCCACACGCACATGGATCACGTCGGCGGCATGGAGCGCCTGTTCACCCGTACATGGTTCGACGAGGCGCTGCGCGGACGTATGCGCGTGTTCTGCCACGCAGCGCTGGTGCCGTGGCTGCAGATGCGCGTGGCCGACTATCCGGGCGTGCTTGCCGAGGGCGGCGTCAATTACTGGGAGGCTTTCCGGCTGGTCCCGTGTTCACGCGGCTTCTGGCTCGACGGACAGTGGTTCGACGTGTTCGCCACGCGGCATCACCGTCCGGATACATCGTTCGGGCTGGCTCTGGCCGGCAGCTTCGCATTCACCGGCGATACCCGGCCGATTCCCGAAGTGCTGGGCCGCTATGCCGAAGGACGCGAGCTGATCGCGCACGACTGCGGCCTGCACGGCAACCCGTCGCATACCGGCATCGACGATATCGAGCGCGAATACGATGCGGCGCTGCGTGCACGGCTGCTGCTGTACCACTACGGCAGCGCTGCCGATGGTGCGGCGCTGGCAGCGCGTGGCTACCGGGTCGTGACGGCCGGGCAGCGGGTGGCGCTGGAGGCGCCGCTGCCGCCGCGCGCCGATGCGGGCTGA
- a CDS encoding Slp/YeaY family lipoprotein produces the protein MSPRYRILILAAASAALGACATMPQPLQGNYSNVTTAAAQQGGAGGTQVRWGGEIIKTEPGPQETCFYILARPLDSQARPELGNSGANMGRFVACHAGFYDPEVFTRGRELTITGTLHGTVSHKVGNYEYAYPRVDANVVYLWPKRPIYVNTPYPAYPPGFYDPFWGPGWGAAWGYGYPYPYWGGPRVIVVNRPPPPPPKK, from the coding sequence ATGTCCCCCCGCTACCGAATCCTGATACTGGCCGCGGCAAGTGCCGCACTCGGCGCCTGCGCCACCATGCCGCAACCGCTGCAGGGCAATTATTCCAACGTGACCACGGCGGCGGCGCAGCAGGGCGGTGCCGGTGGTACCCAGGTGCGCTGGGGCGGCGAGATCATCAAGACCGAACCCGGTCCGCAGGAAACCTGCTTCTACATCCTGGCCCGCCCACTCGACAGCCAGGCCCGCCCCGAACTTGGCAATTCCGGCGCGAACATGGGCCGCTTCGTGGCCTGTCATGCCGGCTTCTACGACCCGGAAGTGTTTACCCGCGGACGTGAGCTGACCATCACCGGCACCCTGCACGGCACGGTGTCGCACAAGGTGGGCAACTACGAGTATGCCTACCCGCGGGTCGACGCCAACGTGGTCTACCTGTGGCCGAAGCGGCCGATCTACGTGAACACGCCCTACCCGGCCTACCCGCCGGGTTTCTACGACCCGTTCTGGGGTCCAGGTTGGGGCGCCGCGTGGGGTTATGGCTACCCGTACCCGTACTGGGGTGGGCCGCGCGTGATCGTGGTGAACCGTCCGCCGCCCCCGCCGCCGAAGAAGTAA
- a CDS encoding GNAT family N-acetyltransferase, whose amino-acid sequence MTTAVDMPELRREIPHVGEYLALRVAAGLSAMSEQGATTGLPSSWCAVCVRVGDELIGMGRVVGDGGLFLFVVDIAVTPAWQGQGLGRQIMAALMAQVHERAAPRTMVGLIADGTAYRLYEQFGFKRVEPGAHGMLLRL is encoded by the coding sequence ATGACGACAGCGGTCGACATGCCCGAGCTTCGCCGCGAGATACCGCACGTCGGCGAGTACCTCGCACTACGTGTCGCCGCAGGCCTCAGTGCGATGAGCGAGCAGGGTGCGACCACCGGCCTGCCATCCAGCTGGTGCGCGGTGTGCGTGCGTGTCGGCGATGAACTGATCGGCATGGGGCGAGTGGTCGGCGACGGCGGGCTGTTCCTGTTCGTGGTCGACATCGCCGTGACGCCAGCCTGGCAGGGGCAGGGCCTTGGACGACAGATCATGGCGGCCCTTATGGCGCAGGTGCACGAGCGGGCCGCGCCGCGCACGATGGTGGGGCTGATCGCCGACGGCACGGCCTATCGACTCTACGAGCAGTTCGGTTTCAAACGCGTGGAGCCTGGCGCACACGGTATGCTTCTGCGTCTGTAA
- a CDS encoding YbaB/EbfC family nucleoid-associated protein, producing MRGQIGQLMQQAQRMQEEMKRAQDEIAKMEVTGSAGGGLVSVLMTGAHEVRRVTIDRALFADDPEMAEDLVAAAVNDAVNKVAEASKDKLGGVTSGMNLPPGFKMPF from the coding sequence ATGAGAGGTCAGATCGGCCAGTTGATGCAGCAGGCGCAGCGCATGCAGGAAGAAATGAAGCGCGCGCAGGACGAGATCGCAAAGATGGAAGTCACCGGCAGTGCCGGCGGTGGCCTGGTGAGCGTGTTGATGACCGGGGCGCACGAAGTGCGTCGGGTCACCATCGACCGCGCGCTGTTCGCCGACGATCCGGAAATGGCCGAGGATCTGGTGGCCGCTGCCGTCAACGATGCGGTGAACAAGGTCGCCGAGGCGAGCAAGGACAAGCTTGGTGGCGTGACCTCGGGCATGAACCTGCCGCCCGGCTTCAAGATGCCGTTCTGA
- the recR gene encoding recombination mediator RecR, with protein MSSSSPLLAELIEALRCLPGVGGKSAQRMAFHLLERERERGLKLAGALSEAMQRIGHCSRCRNFSEEPVCAICASHSRDRHLLCVVESPVDLAAIEQATGYRGQYFVLMGRLSPLDGLGPKELGLELLGERLAEGEVQELILATNPTVEGEATAHYLAQLARAAGIRPTRLAHGVPLGGELEYVDRGTLAHAFGGRLAVD; from the coding sequence ATGTCCTCGAGCTCTCCGCTGCTTGCCGAACTGATCGAAGCCCTGCGCTGCCTGCCCGGCGTGGGCGGCAAGAGCGCGCAGCGGATGGCGTTCCATTTGCTGGAACGCGAGCGCGAGCGCGGCCTGAAGCTGGCCGGCGCCCTGAGCGAGGCGATGCAGCGGATCGGTCACTGTTCCCGTTGCCGCAATTTCAGCGAGGAGCCGGTGTGTGCGATCTGTGCCAGCCACAGCCGCGACCGGCATCTGCTGTGCGTGGTCGAGTCGCCGGTCGACCTGGCGGCGATCGAACAGGCCACCGGCTACCGCGGACAGTATTTCGTGCTGATGGGACGCTTGTCGCCGCTGGACGGACTGGGGCCGAAGGAGCTTGGGCTCGAGCTTCTCGGCGAGCGGCTGGCCGAGGGTGAGGTGCAGGAATTGATCCTTGCCACCAACCCCACCGTCGAGGGCGAGGCCACCGCGCACTATCTGGCGCAGCTGGCGCGCGCGGCGGGCATTCGTCCCACCCGGCTGGCGCACGGTGTGCCGCTGGGCGGCGAGCTGGAATATGTCGATCGTGGCACGCTGGCACACGCCTTCGGCGGTCGCCTCGCGGTGGACTGA
- a CDS encoding DUF58 domain-containing protein, with amino-acid sequence MRPDLRRMQQWAERRLPALTRYRRAEPLPVELHRRRIYIVPTRFGLGFTVLLMVMLVGALNYSNNAALLLTCLLGAACAASMLVAFRTLDGLELQRIHSGHAVAGQPIEIRFDFAAPSARFALRLDMGESSTSFAVDLAHDSASVTLPLPTVSRGWQALPRVRVWTTWPLGLFRAWSWLHPEQSVLVWPQPEAAGPPPEARADDDQRRRLHQGEDPATLRDYRRGDPIRHVAWKASARHRDLLVKDFEAPASRQDWQLDWHQLGQLEHEHRIARLARWLDEAAAHGRHHSLELPGETIERGSGPVHYMRCMDALAKLP; translated from the coding sequence ATGCGCCCGGACCTGCGTCGCATGCAGCAGTGGGCCGAGCGCCGGCTGCCGGCGCTCACCCGTTATCGGCGTGCCGAACCGCTGCCGGTCGAACTGCATCGTCGACGCATCTACATCGTGCCGACGCGCTTTGGCCTGGGCTTCACCGTGCTGCTGATGGTGATGCTGGTCGGCGCGCTGAATTACTCGAACAACGCCGCGCTGCTGCTTACCTGCCTGCTGGGTGCGGCCTGCGCGGCCAGCATGCTGGTGGCCTTCCGCACCCTGGACGGTCTGGAACTGCAGCGCATCCACAGCGGGCACGCCGTGGCCGGCCAGCCGATCGAGATCCGCTTCGACTTCGCCGCACCTTCCGCCCGCTTCGCATTGCGCCTGGACATGGGCGAGAGCAGTACCAGCTTCGCCGTGGACCTCGCACACGACTCCGCCAGCGTCACGCTGCCGTTGCCGACCGTGTCCCGCGGCTGGCAAGCACTGCCGCGAGTGCGCGTCTGGACGACCTGGCCGCTGGGCCTGTTCCGTGCGTGGAGCTGGCTGCACCCCGAGCAGTCCGTGCTGGTCTGGCCACAACCCGAAGCCGCCGGTCCACCGCCCGAGGCGCGCGCCGACGACGACCAGCGCCGGCGCCTGCATCAAGGCGAGGATCCCGCCACCCTGCGCGACTATCGCCGAGGCGATCCGATCCGCCATGTCGCCTGGAAGGCCAGCGCGCGCCACCGCGATCTGCTGGTCAAGGATTTCGAGGCACCGGCATCCCGCCAGGACTGGCAACTGGACTGGCACCAGCTCGGGCAACTGGAGCACGAACATCGCATCGCCCGGCTCGCACGCTGGCTGGACGAGGCCGCCGCACATGGGCGACACCACAGCCTCGAGCTTCCCGGCGAAACGATCGAGAGGGGCAGCGGACCGGTCCACTACATGCGTTGCATGGACGCATTGGCGAAGTTGCCATGA
- a CDS encoding 3-deoxy-D-manno-octulosonic acid kinase yields the protein MQEQLREEADGTILFDAEVSPQVDADWFDPDYWRGRDALHVQQGGRGGVALIRTPAGECVLRHYRRGGLVARLLGDRYRWGGANRTRPFAEFRLLAAIVARGLPGPLPVAARFCRRGGFYTADLITRRIDAARTLAEYQGEGRLDAALAESVGVLVARFHREGIWHADLNAHNVLVTPAGLYLIDFDRGRLRPLASRWRLANLRRLRRSLLKVAGPGHELAVFERDVWQPLLNAYQRTFAV from the coding sequence ATGCAAGAGCAACTGCGCGAAGAGGCCGATGGCACGATTCTGTTCGACGCCGAGGTCTCGCCACAAGTCGACGCGGACTGGTTCGACCCCGACTACTGGCGCGGGCGCGATGCCCTGCACGTGCAGCAGGGCGGTCGCGGCGGTGTCGCGCTGATCCGCACGCCGGCGGGCGAGTGCGTGTTGCGGCACTACCGTCGCGGGGGGCTGGTGGCCCGCCTGCTCGGTGACCGCTACCGCTGGGGCGGTGCGAATCGTACGCGTCCATTCGCCGAATTTCGCCTGCTTGCCGCCATCGTCGCGCGCGGGTTGCCCGGGCCGCTGCCGGTGGCTGCGCGCTTCTGTCGGCGCGGTGGCTTCTACACGGCCGACCTGATCACGCGCCGGATCGATGCCGCGCGCACCCTGGCCGAGTATCAGGGCGAAGGTCGGCTCGACGCCGCGCTGGCGGAATCCGTGGGCGTGCTGGTGGCGCGCTTCCATCGCGAAGGCATCTGGCACGCGGATCTCAACGCACACAACGTGCTGGTGACGCCCGCCGGGCTTTACCTGATCGATTTCGACCGTGGTCGCCTGCGTCCGCTGGCATCCCGCTGGCGTCTGGCGAACCTGCGCCGGCTGCGTCGTTCGCTGCTGAAAGTGGCCGGGCCGGGGCATGAGCTTGCGGTGTTCGAGCGCGATGTCTGGCAGCCGCTTTTGAATGCTTATCAACGGACCTTCGCCGTATGA
- a CDS encoding histidine triad nucleotide-binding protein has translation MGDTIFGKIIRREIPADIVYENDEILAFRDVNPQAPVHVLFIPKRPLATLNEAGPDDAGLLGRLLLACADYAKQEGFAEQGYRTVINCNEHGGQTVFHLHVHLLAGRPLHWPPG, from the coding sequence ATGGGCGATACGATTTTCGGCAAGATCATCCGGCGCGAGATTCCCGCGGATATCGTTTACGAGAACGATGAGATCCTGGCCTTCCGGGACGTCAATCCGCAGGCCCCCGTGCACGTGCTGTTCATTCCCAAGCGCCCCCTGGCCACGCTGAACGAAGCAGGGCCGGATGATGCTGGCCTGCTTGGCCGCCTGCTGCTGGCCTGTGCCGACTATGCGAAACAGGAGGGATTTGCCGAGCAGGGCTACCGCACCGTGATCAATTGCAATGAGCATGGCGGGCAGACCGTGTTCCACCTGCACGTGCACCTGCTGGCAGGACGGCCATTGCACTGGCCGCCGGGTTGA
- the dnaX gene encoding DNA polymerase III subunit gamma/tau, translated as MSYQVLARKWRPRKFAELVGQEHVVRALTNALDTGRMHHAYLFTGTRGVGKTTIARIFAKSLNCERGESADPCGECSVCTAVDAGRFVDLLEIDAASNTGVDDVREVIENAQYAPSRGRFKVYLVDEVHMLSKPAFNALLKTLEEPPPHVKFLLATTDPQKLPVTVLSRCLKFNLKRLLPEQIAGQMRHILGAENIAYEDAAIEELARGADGSMRDGLSLLDQAIAYGGGELKAEDVRAMLGSVERGQVLGVLEALADGDGARLLAECERIASFSPDFGGVLDDLAAVLHRIQLIQLVPGYRPDDGDAELAVLAERLAPEDVQLYYQIATTGRRDLALAPDARTGFEMALLRMLAFRPAGEGDTVRAPPRPAGPRATPPVATPPRTAGPASRAEPPVATAPRPAPAPHAEPPAAAAAPVAPIARGNDGLFDWAAMIEQAGLRGPLGQLAQNSALRGREGNTLILALQPAHMHLAVEPMVGQMADRIAEALGEPVRLRFVSDQESGAHTPAARAATARQAAQTDAEQAIEDDPLVQALKRDFGARVVPGSIKPVEHQ; from the coding sequence ATGTCCTATCAGGTTCTCGCGCGCAAATGGCGCCCCCGCAAGTTCGCCGAGCTGGTGGGGCAGGAACACGTGGTGCGCGCGCTCACCAATGCACTCGATACCGGGCGCATGCACCATGCCTACCTGTTCACCGGCACACGCGGCGTGGGCAAGACCACTATTGCGCGCATTTTCGCCAAGTCGCTGAACTGCGAGCGTGGCGAGTCGGCCGACCCGTGCGGCGAGTGCTCGGTATGTACCGCCGTCGACGCGGGTCGCTTCGTCGACCTGCTCGAGATCGACGCGGCCAGCAATACCGGCGTGGACGATGTGCGCGAGGTGATCGAGAACGCGCAGTACGCGCCTTCGCGCGGCCGTTTCAAGGTGTACCTGGTCGACGAGGTGCACATGCTCTCCAAGCCGGCCTTCAATGCGCTGCTGAAGACGCTGGAAGAGCCGCCGCCGCATGTGAAGTTCCTGCTTGCCACCACCGATCCGCAGAAGTTGCCGGTGACGGTGCTGTCGCGCTGCCTGAAGTTCAACCTGAAACGTCTGCTGCCCGAGCAGATCGCCGGCCAGATGCGGCACATCCTCGGCGCCGAGAACATTGCCTACGAGGACGCCGCGATCGAGGAGCTGGCGCGTGGCGCCGACGGCTCGATGCGCGACGGCCTGTCGCTGCTTGACCAGGCGATCGCCTACGGCGGCGGTGAGCTCAAGGCCGAGGATGTGCGCGCGATGCTGGGCAGCGTGGAGCGCGGGCAGGTGCTGGGCGTGCTCGAGGCCCTGGCCGATGGCGACGGTGCGCGCCTGCTGGCCGAATGCGAGCGCATCGCATCGTTCTCGCCCGATTTCGGCGGCGTGCTCGACGATCTCGCCGCCGTGCTGCACCGCATCCAGCTGATCCAGCTGGTGCCGGGGTATCGGCCGGACGACGGCGATGCGGAGCTCGCGGTACTGGCCGAGCGTCTGGCGCCGGAAGACGTGCAGTTGTACTACCAGATCGCCACCACCGGGCGCCGCGACCTGGCCCTGGCGCCGGACGCGCGCACCGGTTTCGAAATGGCGCTGCTGCGCATGCTGGCGTTCCGCCCGGCGGGCGAGGGCGATACGGTACGCGCGCCGCCCCGGCCGGCCGGGCCGCGAGCCACACCGCCTGTCGCGACGCCCCCGCGCACAGCAGGACCGGCATCGCGTGCCGAGCCCCCGGTTGCCACCGCGCCGCGTCCTGCGCCGGCGCCACATGCCGAACCGCCCGCCGCAGCGGCGGCGCCCGTGGCCCCCATCGCCCGCGGCAACGATGGCCTGTTCGACTGGGCGGCGATGATCGAGCAGGCGGGTCTGCGCGGTCCGTTGGGCCAGCTAGCACAGAATTCGGCCCTGCGTGGACGCGAAGGCAACACCCTGATCCTGGCCCTGCAGCCGGCGCATATGCACCTGGCGGTGGAGCCGATGGTGGGGCAGATGGCCGACCGCATCGCCGAGGCGCTCGGCGAGCCGGTGCGCCTGCGCTTCGTGAGCGACCAGGAAAGCGGCGCCCACACCCCCGCGGCCCGCGCAGCCACTGCGCGCCAGGCCGCCCAGACCGACGCCGAGCAGGCGATCGAGGACGATCCGCTAGTGCAGGCCCTCAAGCGCGATTTTGGCGCGCGGGTAGTGCCCGGCTCGATCAAGCCCGTTGAACATCAGTAA
- a CDS encoding MoxR family ATPase: protein MPPATPLTEENLRQRLDAALAQVNQVLLGKPRQVKLAFACLIAGGHLLLEDVPGVGKTTLARALSSTFALDFQRVQFTSDLLPSDIIGVSVYERETGEFRFHPGPIFSSLLLADEINRATPKTQSALLEAMAEGQVTVDGQTHALARPFFVVATQNPLDLAGTFPLPDSQLDRFMLRLSLDYPDAVAERALLNGDDRNDLLARLSPQLDAAALDALHRQTQSVTASSALLDYLQALLAASRRHADIRIGLSPRAGLALLAASRAWAWLSGRTHVLPEDVQALFVPLAAHRLVPARGAGGDALARTLLAEVAVD from the coding sequence ATGCCCCCTGCCACCCCGCTTACGGAAGAAAACCTGCGCCAACGCCTGGATGCCGCCCTGGCCCAGGTCAACCAGGTCCTGCTGGGCAAGCCGCGACAGGTCAAACTGGCCTTTGCCTGCCTGATCGCCGGCGGCCACCTGCTGCTGGAGGACGTTCCAGGTGTCGGCAAGACCACCCTGGCCCGCGCACTGTCATCCACTTTCGCACTGGACTTCCAGCGCGTGCAGTTCACCAGCGACCTGCTGCCGTCGGACATTATCGGGGTGAGCGTATACGAGCGCGAGACGGGCGAGTTCCGTTTCCATCCCGGCCCGATCTTCAGCAGCCTGCTGCTGGCCGACGAGATCAACCGCGCCACGCCCAAGACCCAGAGCGCCCTGCTCGAAGCCATGGCCGAAGGCCAGGTCACCGTCGACGGGCAGACCCATGCCCTGGCCCGTCCGTTCTTCGTGGTCGCCACCCAGAACCCGCTGGATCTGGCGGGCACCTTTCCCCTGCCCGACTCGCAGCTGGACCGCTTCATGCTGCGGCTGTCGCTGGACTATCCGGACGCCGTCGCCGAGCGTGCCCTGCTCAACGGCGATGACCGCAACGACCTGCTCGCACGACTCTCGCCGCAACTGGACGCCGCCGCGCTCGACGCCCTGCATCGCCAGACCCAGTCGGTCACCGCCAGCAGTGCCCTGCTGGACTACCTGCAGGCACTGCTGGCGGCCAGCCGGCGACATGCGGACATCCGCATCGGCCTGTCGCCACGAGCCGGCCTGGCCCTGCTGGCCGCATCCCGGGCCTGGGCCTGGTTGAGCGGCCGCACGCACGTGTTGCCGGAGGACGTGCAGGCCCTGTTCGTGCCGCTGGCCGCACATCGCCTGGTGCCCGCCCGCGGCGCTGGTGGCGACGCGCTGGCGCGCACCCTGCTGGCCGAGGTGGCCGTCGACTGA